The following are encoded together in the Pseudomonadota bacterium genome:
- a CDS encoding acetylglutamate kinase: MTETRNIILELLGQLGSSREAREYLQRFSAVDSVQFAIVKVGGAVLAEELEELASALSFLRHVGLLPIVLHGAGPQLNEALAEAGVESQVVDGMRVTTPEVMAVARPVIYEQNMKLTEALEAKGIATRSLLHGVFECDYLSPGKYGLVGDVTEVHKETLRSAVNAGALPIVACLGESRSGQVMNINADVAARALVLAVKPFKVIFLTGTGGLLNESGQIIPAINLHTDFDNLLAEDWVHSGMRLKLVQIKYLLDQLPGATSVSITSASGLTRELFTHSGCGTLIRRGEGFSAHVKLDEDLSSKLGSLLGECFDRELNPGYFDELPLDRLLLSDSGRAAAVISHGLNDYPYLDKFAVTPAARGEGLASALWRELRGNFDRLYWRAKLHNPINDWYHRQADISFKAGDWRVFSYGIAMDDMQQYVDDALARDESWLE, from the coding sequence ATGACTGAAACACGCAACATCATCCTCGAGCTGCTCGGGCAGCTTGGGTCGAGCCGGGAAGCCCGGGAATATCTGCAGCGTTTCTCTGCCGTGGACTCGGTGCAGTTCGCCATCGTCAAGGTCGGCGGCGCGGTGCTCGCCGAGGAGCTGGAGGAGCTGGCTTCAGCGTTGTCGTTCCTTCGCCACGTCGGCCTCCTGCCGATTGTCCTGCACGGCGCGGGGCCGCAGCTCAATGAAGCGCTGGCGGAAGCCGGTGTGGAATCGCAGGTGGTGGACGGCATGCGCGTCACCACGCCCGAAGTGATGGCGGTGGCGCGGCCGGTGATCTACGAGCAGAACATGAAGCTCACCGAGGCGCTGGAGGCCAAGGGCATAGCCACCCGCTCCCTGCTGCACGGCGTGTTCGAATGTGACTACCTGTCGCCAGGCAAATATGGTCTCGTGGGAGACGTGACCGAGGTACACAAAGAAACGCTACGCTCCGCGGTCAACGCCGGAGCCTTGCCGATTGTTGCGTGTCTGGGTGAGTCGCGCTCTGGCCAGGTAATGAACATCAATGCCGACGTGGCGGCTCGGGCGCTGGTCCTGGCCGTGAAACCTTTTAAGGTGATTTTTCTGACGGGGACCGGCGGCCTGCTCAATGAGAGCGGCCAGATCATACCGGCGATCAACCTGCACACCGACTTCGACAACCTGCTGGCTGAAGACTGGGTGCACTCCGGCATGCGCCTGAAGCTTGTGCAGATCAAATATCTGCTGGATCAGCTGCCCGGCGCCACGTCGGTTTCCATCACCTCGGCCAGCGGCCTGACCCGAGAGCTTTTCACCCACAGCGGCTGCGGCACCCTGATCCGGCGGGGTGAAGGGTTTTCTGCCCACGTCAAGCTGGACGAGGACTTGTCATCCAAGCTCGGCAGTCTGCTGGGCGAGTGTTTTGATCGGGAGCTGAATCCTGGCTACTTCGACGAGCTGCCGCTCGATCGACTCCTGCTGTCCGACTCCGGGCGCGCGGCGGCGGTCATCAGTCACGGGCTGAACGATTATCCCTATCTAGACAAATTTGCGGTGACGCCGGCAGCTCGGGGCGAAGGCCTAGCGTCCGCGCTGTGGCGCGAGCTGCGGGGCAACTTCGACCGGCTTTACTGGCGTGCCAAGCTGCACAATCCCATCAACGACTGGTATCACCGCCAGGCGGATATCAGCTTTAAGGCCGGAGACTGGCGCGTGTTCAGCTACGGCATTGCCATGGACGACATG
- a CDS encoding acetylornithine deacetylase has translation MSHAATDPAVKPTTEPGLDAIVSHLERLVSFDSQNPPREIDGEHPMFGYLTSKLQGFDIDITDHGDGHVSYLARRGRPRLLFNVHLDTVPVGEGWSTDPLELVVKDGRAYGRGSCDIKGAAACLLDLAETTDVPLALLFTSDEEGSGGCCVKRFCEGLNPGEYELVVVAEPTSCRVVTAHRGYLSVIGKFTGVAGHSSDLRGVKDNALHDFARWAGAAVELVEREHPDSRFNLGRVDGGIKSNVIADNVHVAYSARLAPGSNSDEFLKVSTSAGADLLSRQPTWEVPFLGPPLPAPGVDPAPAIAFAESIGLPLGEAVGFWTESSLFSAAGLQTFVLGPGDIALAHAIDEWVPLADLATARAQYEQLARNHD, from the coding sequence ATGAGTCATGCAGCAACTGATCCGGCGGTAAAGCCGACCACCGAGCCCGGGCTAGACGCCATCGTCAGCCACCTGGAGCGGCTGGTGTCATTCGACAGCCAGAATCCGCCGCGGGAAATCGACGGCGAACATCCGATGTTTGGCTACCTGACGAGCAAGCTCCAGGGATTCGATATCGACATCACCGATCATGGTGACGGCCACGTGTCGTACCTGGCGCGCCGCGGCCGGCCGCGCCTGCTCTTTAATGTGCATCTGGACACGGTGCCGGTGGGGGAAGGCTGGAGCACCGATCCGCTTGAACTGGTGGTCAAAGACGGGCGTGCCTACGGCCGCGGCAGCTGTGACATCAAGGGTGCCGCCGCCTGCCTCCTTGATCTAGCGGAAACCACCGATGTTCCTCTGGCGCTGCTTTTCACGAGCGACGAGGAAGGGTCGGGCGGCTGCTGTGTAAAGCGCTTTTGTGAAGGCCTGAATCCCGGCGAGTATGAGCTGGTGGTGGTGGCCGAGCCGACGAGCTGTCGGGTGGTGACCGCCCATCGCGGGTACCTGTCGGTGATCGGAAAATTCACCGGCGTCGCTGGCCACTCTTCTGATCTTCGCGGCGTCAAAGACAACGCGCTGCACGACTTTGCGCGCTGGGCTGGTGCCGCGGTTGAGCTCGTCGAACGAGAGCATCCCGATTCGCGGTTTAACCTCGGCCGCGTGGACGGCGGCATCAAAAGCAACGTGATCGCTGACAACGTCCACGTGGCGTACAGCGCTCGCCTGGCGCCCGGCAGCAACAGCGATGAGTTTCTTAAAGTCAGCACCAGCGCCGGGGCTGACCTTCTGTCTCGTCAGCCGACCTGGGAGGTGCCGTTCCTCGGGCCGCCGCTGCCCGCCCCGGGCGTTGACCCCGCACCGGCCATCGCTTTTGCCGAGTCGATCGGCCTGCCGCTAGGCGAAGCGGTGGGCTTCTGGACCGAGTCATCGCTGTTTTCGGCCGCTGGGCTGCAGACGTTTGTGCTGGGGCCGGGTGACATCGCGCTGGCGCACGCTATCGATGAGTGGGTGCCGCTGGCGGATCTGGCGACCGCGCGTGCGCAGTACGAACAACTGGCAAGAAATCATGACTGA
- a CDS encoding argininosuccinate synthase domain-containing protein — translation MSQTVVLAFSGGLDTSYCLRQLVEDGYTVHSVFVDSGGVSDEERDYIAQRAEELGTAQHHVVAIGQDLWDEFVVPLVQSGARANGQYPLLCSDRYLIVKRCLELCDELGTKLFAHGCTGMGNDQLRFDQTVRSLGDYEIMAPIRDLQARTDKVRDYEISLLEAAGVEVRASSSAYSINENLLGVTISGSEIDEFQAAGPDTRALTKSRAEWPDTPLRRVVTFEKGVPTALDGSALPGPEMLATLNDEFGRYGVGRHVYTGDVSIGLKGRIVFECPGIDALLTAHRALEEAVNTRLQNQFKHQVSQRWAELVYTGFFYEPHKFDLEAYLTSSQRVVTGDVTLETVGGEVTAVAIDSPHILQDPGAVYAQSCSWSPEEAAGFIKLLGQSSTLSARVNGVMKGPAK, via the coding sequence ATGAGTCAAACGGTAGTACTGGCCTTTTCCGGAGGCCTCGACACCAGCTACTGCCTGCGCCAGCTGGTGGAGGATGGCTACACGGTGCATTCGGTGTTTGTCGATTCCGGTGGCGTCAGCGATGAGGAGCGAGACTACATCGCGCAGCGGGCGGAAGAGCTCGGCACCGCCCAGCACCACGTCGTGGCGATTGGACAGGACCTGTGGGACGAGTTTGTGGTGCCGCTGGTTCAGAGCGGCGCGCGCGCGAACGGCCAATACCCGCTGCTCTGCTCCGATCGGTATCTGATCGTCAAACGTTGCCTGGAGTTGTGTGACGAGCTGGGGACAAAGCTCTTTGCTCACGGCTGTACCGGCATGGGGAACGACCAGCTGCGCTTCGATCAGACGGTTCGTTCGCTGGGAGACTACGAAATCATGGCGCCGATCCGAGATCTGCAGGCGCGGACCGACAAGGTGCGCGACTATGAAATCTCGCTGCTGGAAGCTGCCGGCGTTGAGGTAAGAGCCTCCTCCAGCGCCTATTCGATCAACGAAAACCTGCTTGGCGTCACGATCTCCGGTTCGGAAATCGACGAGTTCCAGGCAGCCGGTCCGGACACGCGCGCACTGACCAAATCGCGGGCGGAGTGGCCCGACACGCCCCTGCGGCGAGTGGTGACTTTCGAAAAGGGGGTCCCGACCGCTCTCGACGGCTCGGCCCTGCCGGGTCCGGAAATGCTCGCCACGCTCAATGACGAATTTGGTCGCTATGGCGTAGGTCGGCACGTCTATACCGGGGATGTATCGATTGGCCTCAAGGGGCGGATCGTCTTTGAGTGTCCGGGCATCGACGCGCTGCTGACGGCCCATCGAGCGCTGGAGGAAGCGGTGAACACCCGTTTGCAGAACCAGTTTAAGCATCAGGTATCCCAGCGCTGGGCCGAGCTGGTTTACACCGGCTTCTTCTACGAGCCGCACAAGTTTGACCTGGAGGCCTATCTGACCAGCTCGCAGCGGGTGGTCACGGGGGATGTCACGCTGGAAACGGTTGGTGGAGAGGTGACCGCGGTGGCGATCGACTCACCCCATATCCTGCAGGATCCTGGCGCGGTGTACGCCCAGTCGTGCTCCTGGTCGCCCGAGGAGGCGGCAGGTTTTATCAAGCTTTTGGGACAGAGTTCCACGTTGTCGGCGCGAGTTAACGGCGTCATGAAAGGACCAGCAAAATGA
- a CDS encoding N-acetylornithine carbamoyltransferase produces the protein MRHFLSTESWSASEIDGLLATAGELKKHPVNERMMGKSVALLFLNPSMRTRTSFQVGIGQMGGIAVVLQPGQDAWGIEFEPGAVMDGDAEEHVSEVAAVLSRYCDLIAIRAFPKFKDWSHDRQDPVINAVAKHATVPVINMETIVHPCQELALMLTLKEKLGLVRGRRFLLTWTWHPKPLNTAVANSALMIATKMGMDVTLLCPGEQYLLDRRFMRAAKENAENAGGKLTVSHDIEAAYQGQDVVYAKSWGALPYYGKPQDEWALRKQCRHFMVDQKKMSLTDGALFSHCLPLRRNVKATDEVMDADYCVAVEEAENRLHVQKAVMLKLLEGK, from the coding sequence ATGCGACACTTTCTGTCCACCGAAAGCTGGTCCGCCAGCGAAATCGACGGCCTGCTGGCGACGGCGGGTGAGCTCAAAAAGCATCCGGTGAATGAACGCATGATGGGTAAATCGGTGGCGCTGCTGTTTCTGAATCCCTCGATGCGTACACGGACGTCTTTCCAGGTCGGCATCGGTCAGATGGGTGGCATTGCGGTGGTGCTGCAGCCAGGTCAGGACGCCTGGGGCATCGAATTTGAGCCCGGCGCCGTGATGGACGGCGACGCTGAAGAGCACGTGAGTGAGGTTGCGGCGGTGCTGTCGCGCTACTGTGATCTGATCGCCATCCGGGCGTTTCCGAAGTTCAAGGACTGGTCTCACGATCGGCAGGACCCGGTGATCAACGCCGTGGCCAAACACGCCACCGTCCCGGTGATCAACATGGAGACCATTGTCCATCCGTGCCAGGAGCTGGCGCTGATGCTGACGCTGAAGGAGAAGCTCGGGCTGGTGCGGGGTCGCCGGTTTCTGCTGACCTGGACCTGGCACCCCAAGCCGCTCAATACCGCCGTGGCCAATTCGGCGCTGATGATCGCCACCAAGATGGGCATGGACGTGACGCTGCTGTGTCCGGGGGAGCAGTATCTGCTTGATCGACGTTTCATGCGGGCCGCCAAGGAAAATGCGGAAAACGCGGGCGGCAAGCTGACCGTTTCGCACGACATCGAGGCCGCCTACCAGGGTCAGGACGTGGTGTACGCAAAGAGCTGGGGAGCGCTGCCTTACTACGGCAAACCCCAGGACGAGTGGGCGCTTCGCAAGCAGTGCCGGCATTTTATGGTCGATCAGAAAAAGATGTCGCTGACCGACGGCGCGCTGTTCAGCCACTGTTTGCCGCTCCGGCGAAACGTGAAAGCCACCGATGAGGTGATGGACGCCGACTACTGCGTAGCGGTGGAGGAAGCGGAGAACCGGCTCCACGTGCAGAAAGCGGTCATGCTGAAACTTCTGGAAGGTAAATAA
- a CDS encoding DEAD/DEAH box helicase, with translation MEWRQFHPQVQAWFEDTYQRPTPAQAQAWPLIKQQQNVLIAAPTGSGKTLAAFLACIDDLAQRSQAGDLREGVQVLYVSPLKALSGDIQINLEAPLAAISERLVLGEPVTAAVRTGDTPAAEREKMKRRPPHILVTTPESLFILLTSEAGRRMLGGVRQVIVDEIHALAGSKRGAHLLLSLARLEALTDQPPVRVGLSATQKPIDAMTAFLCHGRPCAVVDAGHQRRRDLSLWVPPSPLTAIMSNEVWEEVYDHLAQLIAEHSTTLIFVNTRRLAERATRHLAERVGEELVMAHHGSLAKEHRHKAEQRLKAGRLKAVVATASLELGIDIGDVDLVCQLSSPGSIAAFVQRVGRSGHAVGATPKGLLVPVSLDDLAECTVLLRSVAAGQLDRIRIPSKPLDVLAQHIVAEVAGREWQADALFRQLTACRSYADLTRQEFEQVLVMLADGYSTLRGRRGAYLHYDRVHGVLRPRRGARLTALTNAGTIPDLFDYQVVLRPADIPVGTLNEDFAFESVPGDIFQLGNTSYRILKVETGKVFVEDAHGLPPSLPFWFGEAPGRTDELSEAMSELRVRANRLLGADDPRGLKRWLMDAAGLGEPAADQLTVYLDKAYAALGVLPNHQTVMVERFFDEVGDMHLVIHSTYGSRLNRALGLALRKRFCRKFNFELQASAVEDALILSLGPTHSFAMDEVMGYLKPETVRDVLIQALLDAPMFPTHWRWNACIALAVKRMIGGKKRPPQFQRSDAEDLMAVVFPDQLACAENLAGSREVPDHPLVAQTLEDCLTDLMDIDALEALLRRIGSGEVKVESRELVHPSPLTEAVLNAKPYAFLDDGDAENRRTRSVRTRPDLTVEDAANLNRLDPKAIARVLEEVQPPVRDTDELHDLLMVGGLLDEVLLDAVGGEVWVKGLRQAERAVVLTIGERRLWVARERLAEAMAAYGHTSAELQPLGELPDPDSARVELLRSVLELSGPIGEPELARRLGWDAGQVTLALAALEQEGIAIRGRFLGDEALWCNRRLLARIHKYSLSNRRGRIRPVNMATFTRFLLSWHELAEPDGRGAGALDRVLGRLEGCAAPARELEKILEARLQSYRSEWLDDLSRNGKFTWLRLSPGAEAIGIGQSTPVALVKRSAARFWRSALPDGQEGGLTLNRVAGDPDAGQEAAACEGFADLSVPARKVSEALLQRGASFADELGPVTKLADASIESALAELVARGLVTSDCFQGARYLSLSQRERTRRERHRQGGLPVAGLAEAGRWVLLPPPGNASDERWQRAEYAARALLNRFGVVFRALARGRPELPPWRDLHYVLRRLEQSEEIAGGRFVDGVAGEQFALPEAVTALGDARRSNQQTPVVISACDPLNLTGRLFSAFRRVPAVAGNRLAFVDGEAVAALVAGELQSLAAGQPDAALRQALVCGHFAAQSPTIPCTPAAPMPYSAP, from the coding sequence ATGGAGTGGCGGCAATTCCATCCGCAGGTTCAAGCCTGGTTCGAGGACACCTATCAGCGTCCGACCCCAGCCCAGGCGCAGGCGTGGCCGCTGATCAAGCAGCAGCAGAATGTGCTGATCGCAGCCCCTACCGGTTCCGGGAAAACGCTCGCCGCGTTCCTGGCCTGCATCGACGATCTCGCCCAGCGTTCCCAGGCCGGCGATCTTCGCGAGGGAGTCCAGGTGCTTTACGTGTCACCCCTGAAGGCGCTGTCGGGAGACATCCAGATCAACCTGGAGGCGCCGCTGGCGGCCATCAGCGAGCGCCTGGTGTTGGGCGAGCCGGTCACCGCCGCGGTTCGCACCGGTGATACGCCGGCGGCGGAACGCGAAAAAATGAAGCGCCGGCCGCCGCACATCCTGGTCACCACCCCCGAATCGTTGTTTATCCTTCTGACCAGCGAGGCGGGCCGGCGCATGCTCGGCGGCGTCCGTCAGGTGATTGTGGACGAGATCCACGCGCTGGCTGGCTCAAAACGCGGCGCGCACCTGCTGCTGTCCCTGGCGCGGCTTGAGGCGCTGACCGACCAGCCGCCGGTGAGGGTTGGGCTTTCGGCGACGCAGAAACCGATCGACGCAATGACCGCCTTTCTCTGTCATGGTCGGCCCTGCGCGGTGGTGGACGCCGGCCACCAGCGGCGGCGGGACTTGAGCCTCTGGGTGCCACCGTCGCCCCTGACCGCCATCATGTCCAACGAGGTGTGGGAGGAGGTTTATGACCATCTGGCTCAGCTGATCGCTGAGCACAGCACGACGCTGATCTTTGTGAACACGCGGCGCCTGGCGGAGCGCGCCACCCGGCATCTCGCTGAGCGGGTCGGCGAAGAGCTGGTGATGGCGCATCACGGTTCGCTGGCCAAGGAGCATCGGCACAAGGCTGAGCAGCGTCTGAAGGCGGGTCGGCTGAAAGCGGTGGTTGCCACCGCCTCGCTGGAGCTGGGGATTGATATCGGAGATGTTGACCTCGTCTGCCAGCTGTCCAGCCCCGGTTCGATCGCCGCGTTTGTCCAGCGGGTGGGGCGCTCCGGCCATGCGGTCGGCGCAACGCCCAAGGGCCTGCTGGTGCCGGTGTCTCTCGATGACCTTGCCGAGTGTACGGTGCTGCTGAGGAGCGTCGCCGCCGGCCAGCTGGACCGCATCCGCATCCCCTCTAAGCCGCTGGACGTGCTGGCCCAGCACATCGTCGCGGAGGTCGCCGGGCGCGAGTGGCAGGCGGACGCGCTGTTTCGACAGCTTACCGCCTGCCGCAGCTACGCTGACTTAACCCGGCAGGAGTTTGAGCAGGTGCTGGTCATGCTGGCAGACGGCTATTCCACCCTGCGCGGGCGCCGTGGAGCCTACCTGCACTATGACCGGGTTCACGGGGTCCTTCGACCTCGGCGAGGCGCCCGGCTCACCGCGCTGACCAACGCCGGTACGATCCCCGATCTGTTCGATTACCAGGTAGTGCTTCGCCCCGCGGATATCCCGGTGGGTACGCTCAACGAAGATTTTGCGTTCGAGAGCGTGCCGGGTGACATTTTCCAGCTGGGCAACACGTCTTACCGGATTCTCAAGGTCGAGACCGGGAAGGTTTTTGTGGAAGACGCCCACGGGCTGCCGCCTTCCCTGCCGTTCTGGTTCGGGGAGGCCCCGGGGCGCACGGACGAGCTGTCCGAGGCGATGTCCGAGCTGCGCGTTCGGGCAAACCGGCTCCTGGGGGCGGACGACCCGCGGGGTCTCAAACGCTGGCTGATGGATGCCGCGGGTCTCGGCGAACCGGCGGCTGATCAACTCACGGTTTACCTGGATAAAGCGTACGCGGCCCTGGGGGTCCTGCCGAATCATCAGACGGTAATGGTCGAGCGGTTTTTCGACGAGGTGGGTGACATGCACCTGGTGATTCACTCAACGTACGGCTCAAGGCTCAACCGGGCGCTCGGGCTGGCGCTGCGGAAGCGGTTCTGCCGCAAGTTCAATTTCGAGCTGCAGGCCTCTGCGGTGGAAGATGCGCTGATCCTGTCGCTGGGACCAACCCACAGCTTCGCTATGGATGAGGTGATGGGCTACCTGAAACCGGAGACGGTGCGGGACGTGCTGATCCAGGCGCTGCTCGACGCGCCGATGTTTCCAACCCACTGGCGCTGGAACGCCTGCATCGCGCTGGCGGTCAAGCGCATGATCGGTGGCAAGAAACGTCCGCCCCAGTTTCAGCGCTCGGACGCTGAAGATCTGATGGCGGTCGTGTTTCCCGATCAGCTGGCCTGCGCCGAGAACCTCGCCGGCTCACGGGAAGTGCCCGACCACCCGCTGGTGGCGCAGACGCTGGAAGATTGCCTGACCGATCTGATGGACATCGACGCCCTCGAGGCGCTGCTGCGCCGCATCGGCAGTGGGGAAGTCAAAGTGGAGAGCCGCGAACTGGTGCATCCCTCGCCGCTCACCGAAGCCGTCCTCAACGCCAAACCCTATGCGTTCCTGGACGACGGCGATGCGGAAAACCGCCGAACCCGGTCGGTGCGGACGCGGCCGGACCTAACGGTTGAAGACGCCGCGAATCTGAACCGGCTGGACCCGAAAGCCATTGCGCGTGTGCTGGAGGAGGTGCAGCCGCCGGTGCGCGATACGGACGAGCTTCACGACCTCCTGATGGTGGGTGGGCTGCTGGACGAAGTGCTGCTGGACGCCGTCGGCGGCGAGGTCTGGGTCAAAGGATTGCGGCAGGCCGAACGCGCTGTGGTGCTGACGATCGGCGAGCGGCGCCTGTGGGTCGCTCGCGAACGGCTGGCGGAGGCGATGGCGGCCTACGGTCACACCTCCGCAGAGCTCCAACCTCTGGGCGAGCTCCCCGACCCCGATAGCGCACGGGTGGAACTGCTGCGCAGCGTGCTGGAGCTGTCCGGTCCGATCGGTGAGCCGGAGCTTGCCCGGCGCCTGGGCTGGGATGCGGGGCAGGTCACGCTGGCGCTGGCCGCTCTGGAGCAGGAGGGCATTGCGATACGGGGTCGTTTTCTGGGTGACGAGGCGCTGTGGTGCAATCGCCGCCTGCTGGCCCGTATTCATAAATATAGCCTGAGCAACCGCCGCGGGAGGATTCGGCCGGTCAACATGGCCACCTTTACGCGGTTCCTGTTGAGCTGGCACGAGCTGGCTGAGCCTGACGGACGGGGCGCCGGCGCGCTGGATCGGGTGCTGGGCCGCCTGGAGGGCTGCGCCGCGCCCGCTCGGGAGCTGGAGAAGATCCTGGAGGCGCGGCTTCAAAGTTATCGCAGTGAATGGTTGGACGATCTATCGCGTAACGGCAAATTTACGTGGCTCCGCTTGAGCCCGGGCGCTGAGGCAATCGGCATCGGGCAGTCCACGCCCGTTGCGCTGGTCAAACGCTCAGCGGCGCGCTTTTGGCGGAGCGCGCTGCCGGACGGTCAGGAAGGTGGACTGACGCTCAATCGGGTCGCCGGTGATCCAGATGCCGGCCAAGAGGCCGCAGCCTGCGAGGGATTTGCTGACCTGTCGGTACCTGCCCGCAAGGTGTCGGAGGCGCTACTGCAGCGTGGGGCGAGTTTCGCTGACGAGCTCGGGCCGGTGACGAAGCTCGCGGATGCCAGCATCGAGTCGGCGCTGGCGGAGCTGGTGGCTCGAGGTCTGGTGACCTCGGACTGCTTTCAGGGTGCCCGCTATCTCTCCCTGTCGCAGCGTGAGCGCACGCGCCGCGAGCGTCACCGCCAGGGCGGCCTGCCGGTGGCGGGCCTGGCTGAGGCCGGCCGCTGGGTGCTGCTGCCACCGCCGGGTAATGCGTCTGACGAACGCTGGCAGCGGGCTGAGTATGCGGCACGGGCGTTGCTCAACCGCTTCGGCGTTGTTTTTCGGGCGCTGGCGCGTGGCCGCCCGGAGTTGCCGCCGTGGCGTGACCTGCACTACGTGCTGCGACGCCTGGAGCAAAGTGAAGAAATTGCTGGCGGTCGTTTTGTCGACGGCGTGGCCGGAGAGCAGTTTGCGCTGCCGGAAGCGGTAACGGCGCTCGGGGATGCGCGACGCAGCAATCAGCAGACGCCGGTCGTGATCTCCGCCTGCGATCCGCTCAACCTGACCGGGCGGCTGTTCAGCGCGTTTCGCCGCGTGCCGGCGGTGGCGGGCAACCGCCTGGCGTTTGTCGACGGTGAAGCGGTGGCGGCGCTGGTTGCCGGAGAGCTTCAGTCGCTCGCGGCGGGTCAGCCGGACGCGGCGCTCCGCCAGGCGCTGGTCTGCGGCCACTTTGCCGCCCAATCGCCAACCATCCCTTGCACACCCGCCGCCCCCATGCCATATTCTGCGCCATGA
- a CDS encoding GNAT family N-acetyltransferase has product MAANAIRPARPEDQPAINDLIRRATLALASDDYSPQQLEGALDSVLALDEMLIDDGTYYVLEVDGKIAACGGWSARETSLKGRALSGERRLDPSREAAHLRAFFVEPDKARQGLASRLLAHCEEQARAAGFKTLETGATMPGVRLYRSHGYRGAMTLEHAMPNGEKLRLAPMHKSLID; this is encoded by the coding sequence ATGGCCGCCAATGCGATTCGCCCGGCTCGGCCCGAAGATCAGCCGGCCATCAACGACCTGATCCGTCGTGCCACCCTGGCGCTTGCCAGTGATGATTATTCCCCGCAACAGCTCGAAGGTGCACTCGATTCGGTGCTGGCTCTAGATGAAATGTTGATCGATGACGGCACCTACTACGTGCTGGAAGTCGATGGGAAGATCGCCGCCTGCGGCGGCTGGAGCGCGAGGGAAACCTCGCTCAAAGGCCGCGCCCTCAGCGGCGAGCGTCGCCTGGACCCGTCCCGCGAAGCGGCTCACCTGAGAGCTTTTTTTGTCGAGCCGGACAAGGCTCGGCAGGGCCTGGCCAGCAGGCTGCTGGCGCACTGCGAAGAGCAGGCGCGGGCTGCGGGCTTCAAGACCCTTGAGACCGGGGCGACCATGCCCGGTGTGCGCCTGTATCGCAGCCACGGTTACCGGGGGGCGATGACGCTCGAGCACGCCATGCCAAACGGTGAGAAGCTGCGCCTCGCGCCGATGCACAAATCTTTGATCGACTGA
- a CDS encoding 8-oxo-dGTP diphosphatase: MSDFVSDPATARLVDQIDWSRWQAKDLATLLFVVRDGEILLIRKKRGLGAGKINGPGGKLDPGETPEACAVRECQEELCITPLAPRYCGQHLFQFVDGYSIHVWVYRSDSYEGEVTETDEALPLWFPVDQIPFDEMWEDDRLWLPLMLEEKPFLARYIFDDDSMVDHAIELV; the protein is encoded by the coding sequence ATGTCAGATTTTGTCAGCGATCCGGCGACGGCGCGCCTGGTCGATCAGATCGACTGGTCGCGATGGCAGGCAAAGGATCTGGCCACGCTGCTGTTCGTCGTGCGCGATGGCGAGATTCTGCTGATTCGCAAAAAGCGCGGGCTGGGCGCCGGGAAGATCAACGGGCCCGGCGGCAAGCTGGATCCGGGGGAAACCCCGGAAGCCTGCGCGGTAAGAGAGTGCCAGGAAGAGCTCTGCATCACGCCGCTGGCGCCGCGCTACTGTGGCCAGCATCTGTTTCAGTTTGTGGACGGCTACTCGATTCACGTCTGGGTTTATCGGAGCGATAGCTACGAGGGAGAGGTGACCGAGACCGACGAGGCGCTGCCGCTGTGGTTTCCGGTCGATCAAATTCCCTTCGACGAGATGTGGGAAGACGATCGGCTTTGGCTGCCGCTGATGCTGGAGGAAAAGCCGTTCCTCGCCCGCTACATCTTCGACGATGACAGCATGGTCGATCACGCTATTGAGCTGGTCTGA